AGGACGTGCCCTCGATCACGGTGAAGCCCTCCGCCCGGCCGCGCCGACGCAGGATCGGCACGGGCGAGGAGCACAGCGTCGGCGTGTCGGGATGCTCGCCCGGCCCGGCATAGAAGGCCGCCTTGAACGCATGGAGATCGGTCGGGACCGGCGAGAACGTGTTGGTTTCCGTGGCGAGCGAGGCGGTGAAGATGCGCATGGGGCGGCCCGGTCGATCCTGGTCGATGAAGGAGAAGAGCGCGGCGGCGCCGCGCCGCCCGTCGAGGACACGATGCCCGTTGCCCGGCAGAGGGGCAAGCGCGGCAAAGGTAAAGGCTCGTTCGGTCGGTGGTCCCTGCGGCCGCAGGAAAGGCAGCGTTCCGATCTCGTCGCGTCAATCGTGCGACACGCCTCGGCCATCCGTTTCCTTCGCTTCGGTAGGCATGAGGTCCGGCTCGGACGAGGTCTGTACCGATATCTGGGGACGGGCTTTCAACGCTCGCGCACCATCCGAGAGCGCCGCAGAATGCTGTTTCTGCGCTTCAAGTTGCTTGCACTTACTTCTAGTCACTTGTCGTACCAGGCATTTCGCGCGATGTTGGGCCTAGCCGGGTTGACCACTCGGCCAGATTGCAGGGGCGGAGCAAGCGTGTGAGTTCGACCAAACTATCCAAGGGCGGGGCCGGAGAATCGGCAGGCGAGGCCAATGCCGCCAAGCTCGGCGTGCGGTTGAAGCATGCGCGCCAGACGCGCGGCCTGACGTTGAAGGAACTGGCGGTCGGCGCGGGCTGCTCGGAAAGTCTCCTGTCGAAAATCGAGAACGGCAAGGCCTCCCCCTCGCTGCCCATGCTGCACAAGCTGGTCGGCGTGCTCGACACGAATATCGGGCGCATGTTCGAGGACGTGGACGGTGACGAGGGAATCATCTTCCGCGCTGGCGAGCGTCCCTTTATCGCGCTCGATCCGACGCGCCAGGGCGAAGGCGTTTCGCTGGAGCGCGTCATCCCCTATTCACCCGGCCATCTCCTCCAGTGCAACATCCACCATATCGAGCGCGGCGGCGGCAGCGATGGGCCCATCAGCCATGCCGGCGAGGAGGTCGGCTATATCGTGGCCGGCGAGGTGGAACTCATGGTCGAGGACCGGACCTTCCATCTCAAGGTCGGCGACGCCTTCGCCTTCCGGTCCGACCTGCCGCATCACTATCGCAACATGGGAGCGGAGCGGGCCAGCATCTTCTGGGTGAACACGCCGCCGACCTTCTGAGGCATCGCGGGCGGGAAGCTGCCCATTATCTCGGCGCGCCTGCCCGGTCGCTGACCTTGCACTGCAAGGTTATTGTGCAGATGCAAAATATGCGCGAAGTCTCAGCAATTCGGTTGACATGAATTCAAGTCTCTTGAATTCTACAGCGGCGCCGATCGGGGCGCGGGCGCCCGCAGCGGCCCCATCCCATGAAGGAGACCTGGAATGCGCCTCTCCCAGTTCCTCGCCGGCGGCGCCGCCGCCCTGACGCTTCTCGCCGGGCTCGGTGCGACGGCCGCCGAGGCCGAGACCTTCGCCCTGGTGACCATCAACCAGCAGGCCTTGTTCTTCAATCAGATCAACGACGGCGCCAAGGCAGCGGCCAAGGCGGCGGGCGCCGAACTCGTGATCTTCGACGCCAACAACGTGCCCGCCGCGCAAAACACGGCGATCGAGAATTACGTCACTCAGAAGGTCGACGGCATCATCCTCATCGCCATCGACGTGAACGGCGTGAAGCCGGCGATCACCGAGGCCAAGAAGGCCGGCATTCCGGTGATCGCGATCGACGCGCAGATCCCGAACGGCGACAACGTCTCCTTCGTCGGCGTCGACAACATGAAGGCGGGCGAGGCGATCGGCAAACACTATGCCGACTACGTCAAGGCCGAGATGAAGGGCGAGGCCAGCGTCGGCGTCGTCGGCGCGCTGAACTCCTTCATCCAGAACCAGCGGCTCGACGGCTTCAAGAAGGCGGTCGGCGAAAGCGGCGCCAAGGTCACCTTCCTCGACACGGTGGACGGGCAGAACGTGCAGGACGTGGCGCTCGGCGCCGCCGAGAACCTGATGACCGCCAACCCGACCATGACCACGCTCTACGCCACCGGCGAGCCGGCGCTGATCGGCTCGGTCTCGGCCGTGGAAAGCCAGGGACGGCAGAGCGACGTGAAGGTGTTCGGCTGGGACCTTACCGCTCAGGCGGTGAAGGGCATCGACGAGGGCTGGGTCGCCGCCGTGGTGCAGCAGGACCCCGCCGGCGAAGGCAAGGCGGCGGTGGAAGCGCTGGCCAAGCTGAAGAAGGGCGAGACGGTCGAGCCGATCATCAACGTGCCGGTGACGATCGTCACCAAGAGCAATGTCGACCAGTTCCGGGGCATGTTCAAGTAAGCCGCCAGGGCCGGCGGGGCGCCCTGCTCCGCCTGTCCGCCCGGGCGCTCCGTGCCCCCCGCGAACGCATCCTTCGCTTTTCCTCCAGCCGGAACGAGGCCATGACAGCCATCCCCGACCGGGTCCGCATGACCGGCATTTCCAAACGCTACGGGCCGATCCAGACCCTGCACGACGTGTCGCTGCGCTTGGCGCCCGGCGAGGTCCTCGGCCTCGTGGGCGACAATGGGGCCGGCAAGTCGACGCTTTCCAAGGTCCTGTCCGGCGCGGTGGTGCCGGATGGCGGCACGATCGAGATCGACGGGCGGACGGTGAGCTTCTCCTCTCCCGCCGACGCGCGCGCTGCCCATGTCGAGATGGTCTACCAGGACCTTTCGCTGTGCGACACGGTGGATGTGGCGGGCAATCTCTTCCTCGGCCGCGAGCCGCGCCGACGCATCGCCGGTCTCCAGCTTCTCGACAAGCGCCGCATGCACGCCGACGCCAAGGCCATGCTGGAGCGGCTCGGCATCGTCATCGCCGACACGAAGCTGATGGTGGAGAACCTGTCGGGCGGCCAGCGCCAATCCATCGCCATCGGCCGCGCCGCGTCCTTCGAGCCCAAGGTGCTCATCATGGACGAGCCGACGGCGGCGCTCGCGGTGGCCGAGGTCGAGGCCGTCTTGGAACTGATCCGCACCGTGTCGGCGCGGGGCGTCAGCGTCATCCTCATCACCCACCGGCTGCAGGATCTCTTTCTCGTCTGCGACCGCATCCAGGTCATGTACGAGGGGCGCAACGTCGCCGAGCGGCGCATCGCGGACACCAATATCGAAGAGGTCGTCAACCTCATCGTCGGCCGCAAGTTCCAGGCCCGTTCGGCCCGCGCACAGGATCAGGCCCAAGATCAGCAGGGAGCCCAGCCATGAATTCGAGCGGCACGATCGGCGAAGGCTCGCCGCTTCACGCGCCGGCAGCTCCGCGTGTGCGAAAAGCGACGCTGCGCGATCGCTTCATCGCCAATGGCGCGGTCGGCTCCATCGCGATCTTCTTCATTCTCGTCTGCCTGCTCTTCACCTTCACGACGGGCGCCTTCCTGTCGGCGCCGAACCTTCTGAACGTCGTGCGCCAGTCGGCTCCGCTGCTGATCGTCGCGGCGTCCATGACCTTCGTCATCACCACGGGCGGCATCGACCTGTCGGTCGGCTCCGTGCTGGCGCTGGTCTGCGCCCTGTCGGCGGCGCTCCTGCAGCTTGGCGTGCCCTGGCCGCTGGTGATCCTCGCCATGCTGGCGCTCGGCTGCGCCATCGGCGCGCTGCAGGGTTTCTTCATCGCCTATGAGGGCATTCCCGCCTTCATCGTGACGCTGGCCGGCCTTTCGGTCATTCGCGGCGTCGCCCTCCTCATCACCGGCGGCTATTCGATCCCGATCGAGCCGACGAGCCCCTTCGTGGAGATGGGACGCGGCTGGTTCCTCGGCGTGCCGATCCCGGCCTGGATCGCGCTGGCCGCGCTCCTCGTCGCCTATCTCGTGTTCAACGGCACGCGCTTCGGGCGCTATGTCACGGGCATCGGCGCCAACAAGGAAGCGGTGCGCCGCGCCGGCGTCGACACGAGGCGAACGCTGCTCAGCGTCTACATGCTCTCCTCGACGGCCGCGGCGCTCGCCGGCATCGTGCTCGCCGCGCGCCTCGGCTCCGGCTCGTCCAATTCCGGCCAGGGCTTCGAGCTCGACGTGATCGCGGCGGTGGTGCTCGGCGGCACCTCGCTCTTCGGCGGGCGCGGCACCATGGTCGGCACGGTGCTCGGCGCGCTCACCGTCGCGGTGATCGGCAACGGGCTGATCCTCTCGCACATGTCGCCCTTCCTCACGCCGATCATCACCGGCTGCATCATCCTCGTCGCGATCTGGCTGAACTTCCGCCTGTTCCGCGGCGCGGCACGCGGGCGCTGATCCGATGGGGCTCGACTTTCAGGATCGCGCCGCGCGCTCCCCCGATGTCGGAATCGGCGTGCGCTCCGGCCATGTGATGACGGTGGACGGGCCGATCCCCGTCGCCGAGATGGGCGTCACGCTCATGCACGAGCACATCCTGCTCGACGGCGCCAAGAGCTGGCGCTGTCCCTGCCACCCGCCCGATCCCGTGCTGAATGAAGGCCCCGTTCGCATCGAGATCATCGGCGAGCTGCGCATGAACCCGTACATGAACCGGGACAATGTCTCGCTCGACGACAGCGACCTCGCCCTGTCGGAGCTGAAGATGTTCCAGGCGCTGGGCGGGCACACGGTGGTGGACCCCACCAATTTCGGCATCGGCCGCGAGCCCGAGAAGCTGCGCCGCATCGCTCGGATGAGCGGGCTGAAGATCGTCATGGGCTCGGGCTTCTATCTCGAGTTCAGCCATCCCGACTGGCTGAAAAGCATGGACGTGGACGAGGTGGCCGAGCTCATCATGCGCGATGTCGGCGGCACGGCGGATCGGCCCGACATCATGGCCGGGATCATCGGCGAGATCGGCGTGTCCAAGGACTTCACGCCCGAGGAGCGCAAGTCGCTGCGCGCCTCGGCGAGAGCCTCGGCCCGCACCGGCGTTCCGCTGTCGATCCACCTGCCGGGCTGGGAGCGTTTGGCCCACGAGGTGCTGGACGTGGT
This region of Aureimonas sp. AU20 genomic DNA includes:
- a CDS encoding ABC transporter substrate-binding protein translates to MRLSQFLAGGAAALTLLAGLGATAAEAETFALVTINQQALFFNQINDGAKAAAKAAGAELVIFDANNVPAAQNTAIENYVTQKVDGIILIAIDVNGVKPAITEAKKAGIPVIAIDAQIPNGDNVSFVGVDNMKAGEAIGKHYADYVKAEMKGEASVGVVGALNSFIQNQRLDGFKKAVGESGAKVTFLDTVDGQNVQDVALGAAENLMTANPTMTTLYATGEPALIGSVSAVESQGRQSDVKVFGWDLTAQAVKGIDEGWVAAVVQQDPAGEGKAAVEALAKLKKGETVEPIINVPVTIVTKSNVDQFRGMFK
- a CDS encoding ATP-binding cassette domain-containing protein, coding for MTAIPDRVRMTGISKRYGPIQTLHDVSLRLAPGEVLGLVGDNGAGKSTLSKVLSGAVVPDGGTIEIDGRTVSFSSPADARAAHVEMVYQDLSLCDTVDVAGNLFLGREPRRRIAGLQLLDKRRMHADAKAMLERLGIVIADTKLMVENLSGGQRQSIAIGRAASFEPKVLIMDEPTAALAVAEVEAVLELIRTVSARGVSVILITHRLQDLFLVCDRIQVMYEGRNVAERRIADTNIEEVVNLIVGRKFQARSARAQDQAQDQQGAQP
- a CDS encoding cupin domain-containing protein, producing the protein MSSTKLSKGGAGESAGEANAAKLGVRLKHARQTRGLTLKELAVGAGCSESLLSKIENGKASPSLPMLHKLVGVLDTNIGRMFEDVDGDEGIIFRAGERPFIALDPTRQGEGVSLERVIPYSPGHLLQCNIHHIERGGGSDGPISHAGEEVGYIVAGEVELMVEDRTFHLKVGDAFAFRSDLPHHYRNMGAERASIFWVNTPPTF
- a CDS encoding phosphotriesterase family protein — translated: MGLDFQDRAARSPDVGIGVRSGHVMTVDGPIPVAEMGVTLMHEHILLDGAKSWRCPCHPPDPVLNEGPVRIEIIGELRMNPYMNRDNVSLDDSDLALSELKMFQALGGHTVVDPTNFGIGREPEKLRRIARMSGLKIVMGSGFYLEFSHPDWLKSMDVDEVAELIMRDVGGTADRPDIMAGIIGEIGVSKDFTPEERKSLRASARASARTGVPLSIHLPGWERLAHEVLDVVEAEGADLRHTVLCHMNPSHDDLPYQTSLARRGAFLEYDMIGMDYYYADQDAQSPSDEENARAIRKLVDEGFSDRILLSQDVFMKMMLTRYGGFGYAHVLRHFVPRLKRHGVDEAVIDAILTDNPRAVFSAA
- a CDS encoding ABC transporter permease, coding for MNSSGTIGEGSPLHAPAAPRVRKATLRDRFIANGAVGSIAIFFILVCLLFTFTTGAFLSAPNLLNVVRQSAPLLIVAASMTFVITTGGIDLSVGSVLALVCALSAALLQLGVPWPLVILAMLALGCAIGALQGFFIAYEGIPAFIVTLAGLSVIRGVALLITGGYSIPIEPTSPFVEMGRGWFLGVPIPAWIALAALLVAYLVFNGTRFGRYVTGIGANKEAVRRAGVDTRRTLLSVYMLSSTAAALAGIVLAARLGSGSSNSGQGFELDVIAAVVLGGTSLFGGRGTMVGTVLGALTVAVIGNGLILSHMSPFLTPIITGCIILVAIWLNFRLFRGAARGR